The sequence GTGGTCGTCGTCCCGTCGATCGGGGCCCGGCGCCACGCGGAGAAGGTCGCGGCGTGGGGCGCGGACGCGGTGATCGTGCAGGGCGGCGAGGGCGGTGGCCACACGGGAGAGGTGGCGACCACGGTCCTGCTGCCCCAGGTCGTCGACGCGGTGGACATCCCGGTGATCGCGGCGGGCGGCTTCCACGACGGCCGGGGCCTGGTCGCGGCGCTGGCGTACGGGGCGGCGGGCATCGCGATGGGGACGCGGTTCCTGCTGACGTCGGACTCCACGGTCCCGGACGCGGTGAAGGCCCGCTATCTGGCGGCGGGCGTCAAGGACATCACGGTCACCACGGCGGTGGACGGGCTCCCGCACCGGATGCTGCGTACGGAGATGGTGGCCGCCCTGGAGCGGGCGGGCCGCGTCCGGGCCCTGGCCCAGGCGGTGCGCCGGGCATCGGGTTTCCGGCGGATCTCCGGCCTGAGCTGGCCCCGGATGCTGCGTGAGGGCCTCGCCACGAAGCACGGCAAGGACCTGACCTGGAGCCAGGTGCTGCTGGCCGCGAATACGCCGATGCTGCTGAAGGCATCCATGGTGGACGGCCGCACCGACCTCGGGATCATGGCCTCGGGTCAGGTCGCGGGCCTGATCGAGGATCTGCCGAGCGTGGCCGAACTGGTGACCCGAACAATGAAAGAGGCCCACCAGGCCCGCGCAACCCTGCCGTAGCCCCAGAACCGAGCCCGCACAGCAGCGGAACCCCTTGGTGCCCGCCACCAAGCAAGGACCGTGGCCCACCATCAAGCCGTCCGGCGATTGAGGACAAGACCTCGGGCAAAGCCCCGCCCCACACCAAGGACCGGGACCCCAACTCAAGCCCACCCGTCACCCGAGGACCGGGCCCAACCCAAGCCCGTCCGGCGATTGAGGACCGGGGTCCGGGGCGGAGCCCGTCCGGCGATTGAGGACCGGGCCCACCATCAAGCCCGCCGTCAAGCAAGGACCGTGGCCCACCATCAAGCCATCCGGCGATTGAGGACAAGACCTCGGGCAAAGCCCCGCCCCACACCAAGGACCGGG is a genomic window of Streptomyces sp. NBC_01237 containing:
- a CDS encoding NAD(P)H-dependent flavin oxidoreductase is translated as MRTALTELVGVRYPIVQTGMGWVAGPRLVTATAEAGALGILASATMTVEQLRAAVLEVKSRTDAPFGVNLRADAGDARERVRIIIDEGVRVASFALAPSRELIAELKDAGVVVVPSIGARRHAEKVAAWGADAVIVQGGEGGGHTGEVATTVLLPQVVDAVDIPVIAAGGFHDGRGLVAALAYGAAGIAMGTRFLLTSDSTVPDAVKARYLAAGVKDITVTTAVDGLPHRMLRTEMVAALERAGRVRALAQAVRRASGFRRISGLSWPRMLREGLATKHGKDLTWSQVLLAANTPMLLKASMVDGRTDLGIMASGQVAGLIEDLPSVAELVTRTMKEAHQARATLP